From a region of the Streptomyces caniferus genome:
- a CDS encoding winged helix-turn-helix domain-containing protein, producing MTAVTQPPPLPKPVTSLSRDEARRMALRAQGLLGAPDRRAGVRGVLRHLGAVQLDTISVLARSHELVPYARLGAVGRPAVEAAYWTTAPSDAPAARPHSFEYWSHAACILPIEEWPHFAFRRRARRAKGHRWHVMEDSERSCAAVLDRLKADGPLTTSELGGGRNGGEWWDWSESKIAVEWLLDTGEVVCTRRRAWKRVYDLAERTVPDALLHDDLDDTTCMRRLVAQAGAAMGVATRADLADYHRLKAEQVDAVVADSGLVPVEVEGWGKPAWADPAALAAPPRGRHRTTLLSPFDSLIWDRPRTERIFGFTHRLEAYVPRPRRIHGYFAMPLLAGGQLRGRVDPAREGTTLVARQVSMQDSKAVAPMAQALREAATWVGCDSVRVERCDDQKLAAALRAELTRTSDQ from the coding sequence ATGACCGCCGTGACGCAGCCACCGCCTCTGCCGAAGCCCGTGACCAGCCTGTCCCGTGACGAGGCCCGGCGGATGGCGCTGCGGGCCCAGGGACTGCTGGGCGCCCCGGACCGCCGGGCGGGTGTGCGCGGAGTGCTGCGGCACCTGGGTGCGGTCCAGCTGGACACGATCTCGGTACTGGCCCGCTCCCACGAGCTGGTGCCGTACGCCCGGCTCGGCGCCGTCGGCCGCCCCGCCGTCGAGGCCGCCTACTGGACCACGGCTCCCTCCGACGCGCCTGCGGCCCGGCCCCACAGCTTCGAATACTGGTCGCACGCCGCCTGCATCCTGCCCATCGAGGAGTGGCCGCACTTCGCCTTCCGCCGTCGCGCCCGGCGCGCCAAGGGCCACCGCTGGCACGTCATGGAGGACTCCGAGCGCTCCTGCGCCGCCGTCCTGGACCGCCTGAAGGCCGACGGCCCGCTGACCACCTCGGAGCTGGGCGGCGGACGGAACGGCGGGGAGTGGTGGGACTGGTCCGAGAGCAAGATCGCGGTGGAGTGGCTGCTGGACACCGGCGAGGTGGTCTGCACCCGACGCCGCGCCTGGAAGCGCGTCTACGACCTCGCCGAGCGCACCGTCCCGGACGCCCTGCTCCACGACGATCTGGACGACACCACCTGCATGCGCCGCCTGGTCGCCCAGGCCGGGGCCGCCATGGGAGTGGCCACCCGCGCCGACCTGGCGGACTACCACCGCCTCAAGGCCGAGCAGGTCGATGCCGTGGTGGCGGACTCCGGTCTGGTCCCGGTCGAGGTGGAGGGCTGGGGAAAGCCCGCCTGGGCCGACCCCGCCGCGCTGGCCGCCCCGCCCCGCGGCCGGCACCGCACCACTCTGCTCTCGCCCTTCGACTCCCTGATCTGGGACCGGCCGCGCACGGAGCGGATCTTCGGCTTCACCCACCGGCTGGAGGCGTACGTCCCGCGCCCCCGGCGGATCCACGGGTATTTCGCGATGCCGCTGCTGGCTGGCGGTCAGCTGAGGGGCCGGGTGGACCCGGCCCGCGAGGGCACCACCCTCGTCGCCCGCCAGGTCTCGATGCAGGACTCCAAGGCCGTCGCCCCGATGGCCCAGGCGCTCCGGGAAGCCGCGACCTGGGTCGGCTGCGACTCCGTACGCGTGGAGCGCTGCGACGATCAGAAGCTGGCCGCCGCCCTGCGCGCGGAACTCACCCGCACGAGCGACCAGTAG
- a CDS encoding response regulator, whose translation MGDSFGPVRAAADGDHSAVGDDDGADRAVSEPRKEPIRVLVVDDHALFRRGLEIVLAQEEDIQVVGEAGDGAEAVDKAADLLPDIVLMDVRMPKRGGIEACTSIKEVAPSAKIIMLTISDEEADLYDAIKAGATGYLLKEISTDEVATAIRAVADGQSQISPSMASKLLTEFKSMIQRTDERRLVPAPRLTDRELEVLKLVATGMNNRDIAKELFISENTVKNHVRNILEKLQLHSRMEAVVYAMREKILEIR comes from the coding sequence GTGGGGGACAGTTTTGGACCCGTGCGCGCTGCTGCGGACGGGGACCACAGTGCTGTCGGGGATGACGACGGCGCCGACCGGGCCGTGAGCGAGCCGCGGAAGGAGCCGATCCGGGTCCTGGTCGTGGATGATCACGCACTCTTCCGGCGGGGTCTGGAGATCGTTCTGGCCCAGGAAGAGGACATCCAGGTCGTCGGCGAGGCCGGGGACGGCGCGGAGGCGGTCGACAAGGCCGCGGATCTGCTGCCCGACATCGTGCTGATGGACGTGCGGATGCCCAAGCGCGGCGGGATCGAGGCGTGCACCTCCATCAAGGAAGTGGCTCCCAGCGCGAAGATCATCATGCTGACGATCAGCGACGAAGAGGCCGATCTCTACGACGCGATCAAGGCCGGCGCCACCGGTTACCTCCTCAAGGAGATCTCCACCGACGAGGTGGCGACCGCGATCCGCGCCGTGGCGGACGGCCAGTCGCAGATCAGCCCGTCGATGGCGTCCAAGCTCCTGACGGAGTTCAAGTCGATGATCCAGCGTACGGACGAGCGCAGGCTGGTGCCCGCGCCCCGGCTCACCGACCGTGAGCTGGAGGTCCTCAAGCTGGTCGCCACGGGCATGAACAACCGCGATATCGCCAAGGAACTCTTCATCTCCGAGAACACGGTGAAGAACCACGTCCGCAACATCCTGGAGAAGCTGCAGCTGCACTCCCGGATGGAAGCGGTGGTGTACGCGATGCGGGAGAAGATCCTCGAGATCCGGTGA
- the hpf gene encoding ribosome hibernation-promoting factor, HPF/YfiA family, whose product MDIVVKGRKTEVPERFRKHVAEKLKLDKVQKLDAKVISLDVEVSKEPNPRQADRSDRVEITLHSRGPVVRAEAAAADPYAALDLATAKLEARLRKQHDKRYSRRGNGRIPASEVAVSVPDAASLNTNGELAAETAGQTVPTTKMGCIDVQGEGPLVVREKTHSAAPMLLDQALNEMELVGHDFYLFVDADTKLPSVVYRRHAYDYGVIHLNPDMFGGEEPGGAGGALGG is encoded by the coding sequence GTGGACATCGTCGTCAAGGGCCGCAAGACAGAGGTGCCCGAGCGGTTCCGCAAGCACGTGGCCGAGAAGCTGAAGCTGGACAAAGTCCAGAAGCTCGACGCCAAGGTGATCAGCCTGGACGTCGAGGTGTCCAAGGAGCCCAACCCGCGGCAGGCCGACCGTTCCGACCGAGTGGAGATCACCCTCCACTCCCGTGGTCCGGTGGTCCGGGCCGAGGCCGCCGCCGCCGATCCGTACGCCGCGCTGGATCTGGCCACCGCGAAGCTCGAGGCGCGGCTGCGGAAGCAGCACGACAAGCGCTACTCGCGTCGCGGCAACGGCCGCATCCCGGCGAGTGAAGTCGCGGTCAGCGTGCCGGACGCCGCGAGCCTGAACACCAACGGCGAACTGGCCGCGGAGACGGCCGGCCAGACGGTGCCGACCACGAAGATGGGATGCATCGACGTCCAGGGCGAAGGGCCCCTGGTCGTCCGCGAGAAGACTCACTCGGCCGCGCCGATGCTGCTCGACCAGGCGCTCAACGAGATGGAGTTGGTCGGGCACGACTTCTACCTCTTCGTCGACGCCGACACCAAGCTGCCGAGCGTGGTCTACCGGCGGCACGCCTATGACTACGGCGTCATTCACTTGAACCCCGACATGTTCGGGGGAGAGGAGCCCGGCGGCGCAGGCGGCGCGCTGGGCGGCTGA
- a CDS encoding ComF family protein, which translates to MQGVWRELAGLVLPVDCAGCGRPRTELCAECRRALARDGCGARRVRPWPSPAGLPRVWAGAPYADEVRAVLLAHKERGALRLAGPLGEVLAGAVRGLRPGGGPHLLVPVPSARRAVAGRGHDPVRRTALAAARELRRSGVGARVLAVVRQRRAVSDQAGLSARQRLANVAGALEVRGAAGRLLTGRSVVLVDDLVTTGATLAEASRVVTAAGGRVIGAAVVAAPRSAFAVGGEATVRLPHGP; encoded by the coding sequence ATGCAGGGGGTGTGGCGCGAACTGGCCGGTCTGGTGCTGCCGGTCGACTGTGCGGGATGCGGTCGGCCGCGTACGGAGCTGTGTGCGGAGTGTCGCCGGGCACTGGCGCGGGACGGGTGCGGGGCGCGGCGGGTGCGGCCGTGGCCGAGTCCGGCGGGCCTGCCCCGGGTGTGGGCCGGGGCTCCTTACGCCGACGAGGTGCGGGCCGTGCTGCTGGCCCACAAGGAGCGGGGTGCGCTGCGATTGGCCGGCCCGCTGGGGGAGGTGCTGGCCGGGGCCGTACGGGGGCTGAGACCCGGCGGCGGTCCCCATCTGCTGGTGCCGGTGCCCTCGGCCAGGAGGGCCGTGGCCGGGCGGGGCCATGATCCGGTGCGCAGGACGGCGCTGGCCGCGGCCCGGGAGCTGCGGCGGTCGGGCGTGGGCGCCCGGGTGCTCGCGGTGGTGCGACAGCGTCGTGCGGTGTCCGACCAGGCGGGGCTGAGCGCCCGGCAGCGGCTGGCGAATGTCGCAGGTGCGCTGGAGGTGCGGGGTGCTGCCGGGAGGCTGCTGACGGGGCGGTCAGTGGTGCTGGTGGACGACCTGGTGACGACGGGGGCCACGCTCGCCGAGGCGTCCCGGGTGGTCACGGCGGCCGGTGGCCGGGTGATCGGGGCCGCGGTGGTGGCCGCGCCCCGCAGTGCTTTCGCCGTCGGGGGTGAAGCGACGGTGCGACTACCACATGGTCCGTAG